From Paraflavitalea devenefica, the proteins below share one genomic window:
- a CDS encoding M23 family metallopeptidase: MKLIKVLALFIAANISCIAPALSQPTKSSLAMTVLFDPEMVLIGGKPTVYYELHLTSQTSDSLFLQKLDVFTADGALVMSVDKNEFAKKYGRKKEIQGEQQCLLLPGATGIIYMEVILPGNKPVGLKHRLVYETLHKNTTWPGSVAGAVISDVQQTPVIVGPPVGGGAWAAVYDPSWERGHRRVVYAPDGKQRIPGRFAIDFILLDTLGRSAAGDKNEIKNWYGYGVPIIAVADGVVASTRDDFPESATLSGHPAYPSDKATGNYVSIDIGNGRIVFYEHLKPGSITVKAGQAVKKGEVVATLGFTGQTTGPHLHFHIANANSPLGAEGIPFAFERFTLLGNYPDFSQFGKAPWTPVSPIIITGERPAPNTVIRFER, encoded by the coding sequence ATGAAGCTGATAAAAGTACTGGCCTTGTTCATTGCCGCAAACATCAGTTGCATTGCACCTGCTCTTAGTCAGCCAACTAAGTCATCGCTGGCAATGACGGTATTGTTTGATCCGGAAATGGTACTGATCGGCGGGAAGCCCACTGTTTATTATGAACTTCATCTCACCAGCCAGACCAGCGATTCCCTGTTCCTGCAAAAACTCGATGTATTTACAGCCGATGGTGCTTTGGTAATGTCGGTTGATAAAAATGAATTCGCGAAAAAGTATGGCAGGAAAAAGGAAATACAGGGCGAACAGCAGTGCCTCCTTCTGCCCGGGGCAACAGGTATTATTTACATGGAGGTCATTTTGCCTGGTAATAAACCGGTTGGACTTAAGCACCGGCTTGTGTATGAAACATTGCATAAAAATACAACCTGGCCTGGATCTGTTGCAGGGGCCGTAATAAGCGATGTTCAGCAAACTCCCGTAATAGTGGGACCGCCGGTAGGAGGAGGTGCATGGGCTGCGGTGTATGATCCATCGTGGGAGCGCGGGCACCGCAGAGTTGTGTATGCTCCTGATGGTAAACAAAGAATACCCGGGCGCTTTGCCATCGACTTTATACTGCTCGACACGCTGGGCCGGTCTGCAGCCGGGGATAAAAACGAAATAAAGAACTGGTACGGGTATGGAGTCCCTATAATAGCAGTAGCAGATGGAGTAGTGGCCTCCACCCGGGATGATTTTCCGGAGAGTGCTACCTTATCCGGGCATCCGGCTTATCCTTCCGATAAAGCAACGGGCAATTACGTTTCAATAGACATCGGCAACGGCCGCATCGTATTTTATGAGCACCTGAAGCCGGGTAGCATTACCGTGAAAGCAGGGCAGGCGGTAAAAAAAGGAGAAGTGGTAGCTACGCTTGGCTTTACCGGCCAAACCACGGGGCCGCATCTTCACTTTCATATTGCCAATGCCAATTCCCCATTGGGCGCAGAAGGGATTCCCTTTGCCTTTGAGCGGTTTACCCTGCTGGGTAACTATCCCGATTTTAGTCAATTCGGAAAAGCGCCCTGGACGCCTGTATCACCCATTATAATAACCGGTGAGCGTCCTGCGCCCAATACCGTGATCAGGTTTGAGCGTTGA
- a CDS encoding recombinase family protein, with protein sequence MKKAVLYFRVSRESQIYGMEAQKRFVENFLKVSGMTAIKSYYEKESGKKVRRPELRKAIRYCKRIGATLIFSTMSRLSRYALLVADMMIKKIPFIAADKPYATELENLKEAIRVQEEREDISRRTKDGLREASAKGVELGKYGKIQAAKNIALANAFAQEKGPIIQALHDEGYSYEKIAKKWNKERIGSFHEGCKWHASTVYETWKRSTTIKP encoded by the coding sequence ATGAAAAAGGCAGTGTTGTATTTCAGAGTTTCACGCGAAAGCCAGATATACGGCATGGAGGCTCAAAAGCGGTTTGTTGAAAACTTCCTGAAAGTTTCCGGCATGACGGCCATAAAATCCTATTACGAAAAGGAAAGCGGGAAAAAGGTACGCAGGCCGGAGCTTAGAAAGGCAATACGTTATTGTAAGCGGATCGGCGCAACACTGATCTTTTCAACCATGAGCCGTTTGTCACGGTATGCATTGCTTGTCGCTGACATGATGATAAAGAAAATTCCATTCATCGCAGCGGATAAACCTTATGCCACGGAGCTTGAAAATTTAAAGGAAGCCATCAGGGTACAAGAAGAACGGGAAGATATTAGTAGGCGGACAAAGGATGGCTTACGGGAGGCCAGCGCGAAAGGAGTTGAATTAGGAAAGTATGGCAAAATCCAAGCGGCGAAGAACATAGCATTAGCCAACGCATTCGCCCAGGAGAAAGGGCCAATCATTCAGGCATTGCATGACGAAGGGTATAGCTATGAGAAAATTGCGAAAAAATGGAACAAGGAGCGTATTGGATCATTTCATGAAGGTTGCAAATGGCACGCCTCGACCGTGTACGAAACTTGGAAGCGCAGCACGACGATTAAACCTTAA